agtttccgcaTTTGTAATATGGAGAGAATACCTGAATCCACCAAGCATCACTGAGAAGTCAGAGGGAGGCAAAGCCTGCAGGGCCTGGTGGCCCTAGTCACAGGGAGTGAGCCCACACGCCGAGACAGTATAACTTTCCCATGGCTGGCACAGGAGGGGACCCTCGATTTGGCTGCTCTCCCTTGAGCGACAACCTGGGAACATGTGAGGGTGATTGTGGCGGGAGCCAGCTGGTTTCCCCAGCTGGGAGGCGCCGAGCACGCTGTCCTGCCCTGCTCCCTGTGCTCTCACTTCAGTCTGACACCTGAGCTTCGGGTTGGAATTAACCGTTGGCTTTGGGTACTCCTTGGGGTCATTACCAGGCATCATGAAATGCTCTTGGTTTTGATAAAGTCGTTGGGTTTTGTCCCTTTTGTTTCGATTGGCTCAGGAGAGGGGTGTTTTTGTCTTGTTGGAGCTGCCTGTGGCCTGAAAAATGGGAGTAAAGGAGGGGCCGAGCTGGGTGAGCCCCGCCTGGAAGGCTCTGGGACCCTGGCGAGCGGCCCTCCGCACACCTGTGTTCTCTCCCAGCAGATGTGTACTCCCAGCAACACACCTGCCACGCCACCCAACTTCCCCGACGCGCTGGCCATGTTCTCCAAGCTTCGAGCTTCCGAGGGCCTGCAGAGCAGCAACAGCCCCATGACGGCCGGGGCCTGCTCTCCCCCTTCAAACTTCAGCCACTTCTGGGCCTCGTCCCCGCCTGGCCACCAGGTGCCCTGGCTCCCACCCTCCTCGCCCACCACCTTCCACCGCCTCCACTGCCCACAGCCCACGTGGCCCCCCGGAGCGCAGCAGGGGGGCGCCCAGCAGAAAGCCATGGCGGCTGTGGATGGCCAGAGATGAGACTGGGTGCCGCCGGGcgctgggctggagctgggggccATCCAGGGTTGTGGAGACACAGGAGGGCCCgggaggggggctggggagggcgggggggTTCCTGAAGATCGCACTGgaagattttataaaagaatttttgtGGGTGGGGGGGGACAGTAAACTTCCTGGGCCACTTGGGTCCTTCAGGAGTTTCTCTTCAGGCAaggtttttcctctttttaatatataactataatatatatgaatatataaatataactaatGTATGTGAGAATGGGGCGCACCTGCGTGCTGGGGTCAGAGGGGAAGGGCCAAGACGACCCTTCTCTTGGGCCAGCACCGCTCCCCCCGCCCGTCTTGCCCCAGTCTCGTGGGGCAGGGGTGTGCTTCAAAGCCAGATGGAACGGCCTCCTGTCAGCTGCCTCCTTTCAGAAGTCTCACCTTCTGGTATCAGGAAGAAGACCCCGCTGCTCCAGGCCTGGGGGCAGCCCAGTAGCAGCTGCAGGAGGGCCTGGAGCTTCACGGGCTCTCCCCGCTGCCGGCCCCAGGGTTCTGGGCCCAGGGGTCCTCcctatctcctcctcctccccccacaattGCTGGCTGTCACCCCTGTCTGCAGCTGGTTGTGCAGGGTGGATAGGGCACTGAAGAGCCGGCTTGAGTCAAAGGCCAGGCTCTGCCCACTGGGGACTTGACTGACCCATGGGCGCCCTGTCCATCGGGCTGCACGTCCAGTCCGTGGGTTAGTTCCCACGTCAGAATCCTGCCTCACTCACCAGGGTGAAATCTTAatttaaaagcttaaaaagaGACTTTTCTAACTTCCCTGGTTTGTGGTGGTTTTATTTGCCTTGGTAGGAAAAGCCATCTCCTTGGGAAGAAGGACAGTGGGGCTCTTGGCCATGCTATGGTTGGGTGGGGTGCCATTGTCATTGCCATTTGGCTGGTCTGGATGGTTTGTGATGTGGGGCATTCACACCAGGGGGTCTGATGGCACAGGCAGGATCCAGATTgggatggggagggcaggggcgaGTCCTGACTTGGTTGCTGTAACCCTCTTCTGGGCCCCTAGCTGTATAGCCCCTGCCTGGGGGGCCCTCAGGGCTCAGCCCTGGGAGCCGTTTCCATCTGCGGCGGGGAGAGCTGCTCTTTTCACCTGGTGGCCTGATGCCGCCTGCCCCACTGCCAGGCCCCACAGGCACCTTCGAGCTGGCCCATGTCCGCTCCTGCCCTCAGCTCTCGCCAGCGCCATGTGTCTCTGTGGGCCTGTTGTGTGGCCGTGTCCCAAAGGTCAACCAAAGCTGTCGGAGCCATGAGACAGGTGGGTCCCCAAAGGGACTTGCTTgcacttccctctccccacagccctcTGGGCATTAGAGTGGGGCAGTGTTGGCAATTCCTGACCAGCACACCTTTCTCAGATTGTCCTCTAGTGCAGGTGctcaggtgggtggggggagcctGGCCACCTGGCTGTGAAAGTGGGTGACAGGCCACATGTTGATCCCTCCCTGAACTCTGGCCTGCACAACACACACGGTCTGAGAGGGACCAAGTGCTGCTGGAACACAGACCTGGACTGGGGGTTGGAGGTTCAGGCCCAAAGTGAAGTGAAACTTAAGCAGGCCCAGCCCGGCAGCCACCCCATCCTGCTTCTGGGCCTTCTCGTATCTTCTCACACCCGGTGGTGGGGCAGCCCCTCCTGCAGTGGAGCAGGACGGGGACCCAGCTGCTCTGCCTCCTCTGCATGTGACATACCCATGTGCTTGGAAGCTGGGTTTGTCCTTTCAGTTTTGTTTCCTGGTTGGAAACCCCTGAaacccctcccaccctcaccccttcccctgcccacctgtgcttTCCCAGGCTGCAAGGGGCAGCCCCTCAGCGCGTGGGTGGTCATGCTCTGACATCCCCAGAGCCTGCTGGGGCCTGGGTTAGGGTCTGCCTGGGTGCGGGGCCCAGCCTGGCAAGAGAGCCCGCTGGCCGTGCCCAGGTGCGGTATGGTGGGGGTTGGCCTGGCTGGCTCCGGGAATGTCACTCCTGGCCCTTCTGTGGGTGAGGAGGCTGCTCCTCCCTGCCAAGCTGGTGGTGAATTTGGCTTCTAGACCAGGGAAACTGAGCCGACCTTCTGACATTTCGCAGCCGGGGTGGGGCCTGAGCGAGAGAAACAGGAGCcggctggggtggaggaggggccggcctggctctgcctcctgcaCAAGAGAGGGGCACAGAGGGGCGCAGGCCCCGGGAGCCCACCCAGGACTCCACTGTCCAAGCGGCTCCTCCCTGTCCAGCCACAAGCTTTACGTTGTTACGTAAAGAGTCACTGGCTCTCCGCAGATCAGGAGGGAGCCCCCGCCGCCCCCACGGCACCCCCAGCCAGGCCCACCCTCCTTTGCCCACGCCATGTCAGGGGTGAGAAACCCGTTTCTGGGCTGTTTCCTGCCACTCTTTCCTCTTTACACCCGAAAGCGGGCCTCTTGCCCTTGACATCCCTTTCCCTTGTGGGGGGAGATGGGAACTGGAGGTGGGGGGAGTCCCATCTTTGATCTGGTACTTCCTTCTCTGGGTGGGAACCCCTGAGGCAGACAGAACTGCTTTGACTCCAGGGCTCTACAGGCCTGGTAGGGGGCAGCTCTCCCATCTCACCGGGGCCCCTAGGATCTGGTTAAAGTCCAAGCTCGGGAGGTCAGGAGATTCCTCAGTCCTGGCTGCAGCAGTGGTGGGGCTTGTCCCTTGCCGTTGCTGCACCAGCCTGAGCTTGGGCCCACCCGTgctcctctgtcccctgcccacccaccaAGACCTTTAGCACAAAGACTGGGTgtgtggcggggggtggggggagcatggAGTCCTTCCTTGCAGGTTTGGGGGCCAGTGTAGAGATAAGCACACTGAGCCGAACAAGTCAAGGACAAGGTCAGGCCCCTGGGCCAGTGCTGGTCCCACCTCTTCATCCCCCTTGGCAAGACACTCTTGTGCTCTATctccctggggaggaagggaatgGGGAAAGTGGGCATTAGCCATGGCAACTCCTGGCCCGAGCCCACTCGAGGCTGAGCAGTAGAGGGTGTCGAACAGAGACCTTCCCAGCTGGCTCCAGGGATTTTCTTCTGGCCGGTGACACTGCTTCTCTGGGACCCtgtgccaggagccaggagcTGCCCTGAGCCAGCAGCAGGGAGAGCAGCAGGCAGCTGCCACCCTCACCTCCAAGGTGCAGCACGACACCCATAGCACAGGCCCCAACCTGCCCAGAGGGCCTGAGCAAGCAGGGTGCCCTTCAGGCCAGCCCCCCAGGCCAGAAGGCAGGGCCGGAGCCAGGGCGGGCAGCAGCACCCCAGGTCTAGCCAAGATCAAGAGAGAGCTGCTGGGTAAGAGCAGGATCAGCCAGTCCCCAGGGGCAGGCCCGGAGCCTGGGGTCTGGCTTGTGtcgccctccctgcccagggtgtAATGCCCAGCCCTCCTGAAGCCCCAGCACCTCAGAGAACAGAGGCTATAGTTTAATCCTCAGGCTACAGACCAGGAGACCCTCTCTCCAAGAGGTCTGCCAAGTGGACCTGGGGGTGTCTGGAGGCGTGTCGGGGGGCTGGCTGCCCGGCCAGCAGCGGGCACCTCCCTCTCACTCCCTCTTCCTGAGCCAGCACTGCCAGAGAGGCCTCGCCCAACCTGGACTTTTTCCTGAACGTTTATTTATAGCTCTGGTCGGTGAACAGTGGTGGACCGCGGCCCCCGGGTGGGCTCCTCGACCCCCTCCCCTGGAGGCATGTCCATGTGCATCTCCAGCCCCAGGGGGCTGCCCTGCAGGTCCGCGGTCACTGTGGGGCTGGGCGGGTGGACTACATTGGGCTGGGTGAGACGGCCCTCAGAGGAGACGGGTCTGTCTTTCTTGTGACGTGTAGAAACTGCAAGACAGGAGGGGCTGAGGTTGCTCTGCCTCAACTCCCACGCATGCcaggcccccccacccctgccccagcttgCCCAAAGCCAAGGATGTCAGGAGCAGCCCAGTAGCCTGGCTGAGTTGGGGCATAAAGCT
The Eulemur rufifrons isolate Redbay chromosome 9, OSU_ERuf_1, whole genome shotgun sequence DNA segment above includes these coding regions:
- the UBALD2 gene encoding UBA-like domain-containing protein 2 isoform X1, which produces MSVNTDELRHQVMINQFVLTAGCAADQAKQLLQAAHWQFETALSTFFQETNIPNSHHHHQMQMCTPSNTPATPPNFPDALAMFSKLRASEGLQSSNSPMTAGACSPPSNFSHFWASSPPGHQVPWLPPSSPTTFHRLHCPQPTWPPGAQQGGAQQKAMAAVDGQR
- the UBALD2 gene encoding UBA-like domain-containing protein 2 isoform X2 produces the protein MSVNTDELRHQVMINQFVLTAGCAADQAKQLLQAAHWQFETALSTFFQETNIPNSHHHHQMMCTPSNTPATPPNFPDALAMFSKLRASEGLQSSNSPMTAGACSPPSNFSHFWASSPPGHQVPWLPPSSPTTFHRLHCPQPTWPPGAQQGGAQQKAMAAVDGQR